The Nitrospira sp. genome contains the following window.
CCTCGTAGGGATACAGCATCTTCCGTCCCAGTTGCCAGTTATAGACTTCTGGCATTGTGAATCCTCCTTCTGAACATGATCATGTAGTTAATGGTTCGCATTCGTTTCAAGTACCCAGGAGCAAGTGCCGAGAGGCGAGCCCCTCAGACTGTGTCGCTCTGTCCTAGACCTTGATCTTGATATGTTCACCTTTAAGCCACTTGATCATGAACTCGTTTTCCTGACCCGGCGTGAACCCGGTCCGGACTGGTTCCCACGGACCACGCGCTCCGATACCGCCGTCTTCCGCCTTGGTGATGCGGATCAAGCATTCCTTCGGAACCGTGTTGATACCGTGGTGATCGATGGCATAGCCCCACTTGAACTTCCAGGCAATCGTGTGTTTGCCGGGGAGTGAGTCGGTTTGGTGCATCGGCATCAACCAGTTCCGGGTAAAGGACTGTTGGGCCCCATACCGGAAGTTGGACTGATAGCCGGTGTCCACCGCGATGGCGCGTCCGTCTGGCCGCGTCTCGTGGCCCTTCACCGATTTCGCCGTCGCCACGTACGGAGCGTGCTTCGCCATCGTCACGTGGTACGGATATGCAGGGTTATACTTCGCCCGGATCATCAAGCGGGCGACCTTGTAGAACGGATCCGACGGTTTCCAGCCGCGATAGGGCCGGTCCACCGGGTTACCGTCGACAAAGACGTAGTCGCCGTCGTTGATGCCGCGGTCTTTCGCTGCCTGCGGGTTGATGTGCAACTGGTGCTCGCCGACCCCCGGTGTCCGTTTGTCCATCCGGTACGGATCGCCGAAGTTCGACTCATAAATCTGCACCCAGTCGTTCACCGACCATTGGCTGTGCACCCGGTGCCGGGTCTTGGGCGTCACGCAGTAGAACTGGTAGCCCTTTTCCCACAAGGGGTTCGGGTGTTGTTTGATTTCGGACCACGGCAGCTTGATATTCCGCACCGTCTTATCGTCATGGTGCTGCGCCGTCACGGGAATTCCATAATCCTCCGGCCGGACATAGGGATTGGTCGTCATGATGGCATTCGGCAGATACGGCGTACACTCCGGGCCTTCCCGGTGTGAAATGAAGTTTTCGCCGTATTCGATGGCTTCCGGCTCAATACGGTAGGTCTCGATACGACCCGACCGCGTCCACTGGGGCTTGGACTCGTTGGTCTCTTCCCAGAGCGGGTGGCGCGGATAGGTGCGTCCCATGACCATCCAACCCTTTTCCGACTTCAACATGACGTCAGCGCTGTATCCGTAGCAGGTGGCGCTGGCATCCAGCATCCGCTGCGGATAAACATCGACGCGGTTCATGTACACGAAGTGGAACACGCCGCGGAAGCGCGCATCTCCGGTCATTTCAGCCAACTTGGCTGCGACGCCGGCGAAGGTGTCCGCATCGTTACGGGTGTCGTACAGCGGACGGATACCACCCTTCCAGATCTGAATCCACGGATTGGAGACCGTGCCAGTCATTTCCGGATAGGTGAACTCCATCCAGGAGTTACACGCAAACGCCACGTCGGCATGGTTGACGTCCGAGGTCATCTCGATGTCTTGCGTGACGATCATCTCGATGTTCGGATCGACGTTTTTCACCATGTCATAGTGGTGCTTGGCGTTGTTCAGAATGTTCACGTTGGTGACCCAGCGGACTTTGCTGGGGCTCGGCATGTGGGTCTTGCCGGTGAACACCTTGCGTCCGTACTTCGGCGTGTTGACGATCAAGGCCGTATCACCATGGTTCCAGTAACCGACTTCTTCACCATAGTAGTACGAGCGGGTCTTGATCTCTTTGCCGTGAGCATTCGGATCCAAGGTCAGGTTGAACGGATCCTCACCGGTGTGCACCGCGAGTCCCGCGCCGGACCAAGGCACGGCGTTCCAGATACCGGCCTTGTAGTTACCAGACCAGGTATGGCAGCCCGTCCCGAACTTTCCGATGTTGCCGGTGATGGTCATAATGAACGCCGCCGCCCGACCCATTTCCGTCATGTGGAAATAGTGACAGACGCCTTCGCCGTTATGCATCGCGGCCGGCTTGATCGTGCCCGAATCACGCGCCCAACGGACGATGAGGTCCTTCGGCGCACGGGTGATCTGATGGGTCGTATCCAGATCGTAGTCCTGAAGGTGGACTTGATACATCTGGTAGATCGGCATCACGTCGATTTCGCGACTATTGAGCAACTTGACGCGGAAGGTTCCGGTCAACGCTGGATCAATGCCGCTTTCCTTGAAGTGGAAGCCGACCTGTTCCCGGTGCAGAGGAACAGCCTTCCCCTTCGCCAGGTCCCAGACCATCATGCCGCCGAGCCGTTCGACCTGCTCGGGCTTCAAGGACTGGATGCGTCCCGAATAGCTCTTGGAGAAATCCGGGAACTTGTAATCCGCAATCACATCGCGCGGATCGAGATACTGCAGCGTATCCGTCCGTACGAGCAACGGCAGGTCGGTAAATTCCTTGATGTAATCGATGTCCTGCAAGTTTTCATCGAAGATGATCTTTGCAGCGCCGAGGAAGTTCGCACCGTCGGTCTCCGGCCGCAGAGGAATCCAGTAGTCTGCGCGGTAGGCCGTTGGGTTGTATTCCGGCGTAATGACGACGATTCGCGCGCCGCGCTCGATGGACTCGAGCTTCCAGTGCGCTTCCGGCATCTTGTTCTCGACGAAGTTCTTCCCCCAGCTGGTGTTCAGCTTGGAGAAGCGCATGTCGGCGAGGTCGACGTCGCAGTTCTGGGTCCCGTTCCAGAACGGATGGGAAGGATCTTGGTCGCCGTGCCAGGTGTAGTTGGAATAATATTTTCCTCCCTGGGCTTTATCCGAGTCGACTTTGCGGATCCAGGAGTCCAGCAACGGCAGACATCCGCCGTTGAAACGGGTGTTCATCATCTTACCGACGATGCCGAGCACCGGCATACCGGCGCGATGCTTGAACGTTCGCACGCCCGCGCCCTTCATCATTTCGATCATTTCCGGAGCATAGCCCTGCTCACGGAGACGACGAGCACCGGCTTCACCGCTGTAGCGCGTCGCGATGACCACGGCGGCTTTGGCAACATAGGTGAAGGCCGTATCCCAGGACACCCGGTTGAGGTCGTCCAGGAAGCGGCTGTCGAATTTGTACTTGCGCTTCACATCGGGCGTCAGCTCGGGGGAGCCGTCGTCCATCCACTGCTTCCAGCCCTTCCGCATCAACGGACCCTTCAAACGATAGGGGCCGTACACGCGACGGTGGAAGGTGAAGCCTTTCAAGCACATGCGCGGATTGTGCGCGAACGTTCCGCGGTTGCCGTAGAGGTCTTCATAGGTTTGGTGGTCATAGTTCTGCTCAAC
Protein-coding sequences here:
- a CDS encoding molybdopterin-dependent oxidoreductase gives rise to the protein MQVSVSRRQFLKISAGTVAAVAVADKVLALTALQPVIEVGNPLGEYPDRSWERVYHDQYRYDSSFTWCCSPNDTHGCRVRAFVRNGVVMRVEQNYDHQTYEDLYGNRGTFAHNPRMCLKGFTFHRRVYGPYRLKGPLMRKGWKQWMDDGSPELTPDVKRKYKFDSRFLDDLNRVSWDTAFTYVAKAAVVIATRYSGEAGARRLREQGYAPEMIEMMKGAGVRTFKHRAGMPVLGIVGKMMNTRFNGGCLPLLDSWIRKVDSDKAQGGKYYSNYTWHGDQDPSHPFWNGTQNCDVDLADMRFSKLNTSWGKNFVENKMPEAHWKLESIERGARIVVITPEYNPTAYRADYWIPLRPETDGANFLGAAKIIFDENLQDIDYIKEFTDLPLLVRTDTLQYLDPRDVIADYKFPDFSKSYSGRIQSLKPEQVERLGGMMVWDLAKGKAVPLHREQVGFHFKESGIDPALTGTFRVKLLNSREIDVMPIYQMYQVHLQDYDLDTTHQITRAPKDLIVRWARDSGTIKPAAMHNGEGVCHYFHMTEMGRAAAFIMTITGNIGKFGTGCHTWSGNYKAGIWNAVPWSGAGLAVHTGEDPFNLTLDPNAHGKEIKTRSYYYGEEVGYWNHGDTALIVNTPKYGRKVFTGKTHMPSPSKVRWVTNVNILNNAKHHYDMVKNVDPNIEMIVTQDIEMTSDVNHADVAFACNSWMEFTYPEMTGTVSNPWIQIWKGGIRPLYDTRNDADTFAGVAAKLAEMTGDARFRGVFHFVYMNRVDVYPQRMLDASATCYGYSADVMLKSEKGWMVMGRTYPRHPLWEETNESKPQWTRSGRIETYRIEPEAIEYGENFISHREGPECTPYLPNAIMTTNPYVRPEDYGIPVTAQHHDDKTVRNIKLPWSEIKQHPNPLWEKGYQFYCVTPKTRHRVHSQWSVNDWVQIYESNFGDPYRMDKRTPGVGEHQLHINPQAAKDRGINDGDYVFVDGNPVDRPYRGWKPSDPFYKVARLMIRAKYNPAYPYHVTMAKHAPYVATAKSVKGHETRPDGRAIAVDTGYQSNFRYGAQQSFTRNWLMPMHQTDSLPGKHTIAWKFKWGYAIDHHGINTVPKECLIRITKAEDGGIGARGPWEPVRTGFTPGQENEFMIKWLKGEHIKIKV